The genomic region GTATCCCAGATGGGATCGTCAAAGCGGAACACCCGGCCATGCATGGCCGCATGACTTTTACGGGTATTGCCATCCAGGATGGCGAGATATTGCCAGTACGGGAAGCTTTTGCACTGGCAAGCTGCTGCTGATAACGTCCCGCCTGGTAGGATGTGGCCAGATTGGTGCGGTAAATAGTGGACAGACGTGCCGGGCTGCCCAGCTGTGCCTCTTCGATTTCCCCATTGCTGTCAGCGATCATCTGTTTTCCCCACCAACCCTGTGCCTGAAGGCGTGGAGTAAGGGTTTTGATAAAGTCGCGTTCTGTGGTGCCTTCACTCAACGCCCGATCAACCTCGCTGTTGATGGACGTCAGGACATCCATGCGCACCGCTTTAGCCACGGTAAACGCCCGTGCATGGGTCACCGCACTGGCTTCCTGCCAGTTCCACGTAATGTCATAGCCTTTCGAGCGGAAATAGTCGACGGCAAGTTTTGGCTCAAGCGTTGCTGCATAGCCCAGGTCAACCGGCTGTGGCATTCAGTCGCCCCCACGTCTCGGCAACAAACATAGCCCGGTGCAGCATATCCGCAATTTGTGCGTCATCCATATCCAGATACAGCTCTGCTGCTTTGTTTCTGGCCGCTGCGTAACCACCCGTTTTCAGCGCCTCAATAACCGGTGTTAACAACGGGTCGATGGCTGCCTGCCACTGCTCGCCGCTCACGGCATCCGGCATAGCATCCGTCGGCTGGGGTATGGCTGACAGCAGTGCGTAACCGGGGCGAACGTCACGGGCACTGAGCAATGCCTGAGAGAAATCAGGGGATGGTGCTACGGCCTTGAGACAATCCTCATCCTTCGCGGCAATCGGGATTTGCAGCTTGTCGTGCGCCCACTGCAACGGGATTTTCATCCCCATACTCACCAGGGCTGGCAGAGCTGTCGCATAGGCACTGACGTCTTCCGGTTCGGAGAGATCAAACTCAAAACGGGGATGGCGGCGCTGATTGTTATACGACTGACAGTTCAGCACATACAGCGGAAAGACCAGGTCACGGGTCAGCGTGGCCGCGACCTGGGTCGCATCGCTGGATCGCACCTCAAACCGCACCTCATTATGCACGTTGCCCAGGGCGTTGGTGCTGCTGGCTCCGTCAGCCTGGCTGGTTAGCGTGCCACCCAGAATGGCTTTTGACATACTGAGTTCTGCCCATGACATCATCGACAGAAAAGGGTCAGCCGTGCCGTCAGCGGCGTTTTTAAAGTCAATCATCATTGAGCGGGGAATAATCCCCCCGGCATTGTGGCCAATGGACATTACCGCCTGCAACAGAGTCTGTTTCTCTTTATCGGTGGCCCCGGCAGGATATTGCCCCACCCGGATAGGCAGGCCGTAAATTTCCAGAAACTCAGCCAGGTCACGGACCGAATAATTTTTAAAGATAAACGGCCAGACCAGCGTGCGGATCAACCCGGTGCGGGCCAGATAGCCGGACTTTGATTTGGCATAATGTTGTATCCAGCCAAAAGGTTGCAGATCGGCTCCGTGGTAGCTGCCATCCCGGAGGCGAAGAAGATTCCGATCATCGGGGTGAGTCTGGAACCACGCCGGATCGCGCCACTCGACTTCACGCGGTATCAGCAGTCCTTCAACGTTCTCCCATTCAATTTCCTGACATGAGAAGCCTTTCAGGATGGCATCGGTGGCATCAAAGATGCAATCGGGTAACCATGAGGCATCCAGCAGGATCTCCGTCAGCAGTTCGGCGTCTTTGATTTCTTCGCGACTGGCGTTCGGCGGTGGTTTAATGGTCCATTTGAGTGACTGTATAGCCCGGCGGCGTTTCCCAAGCTCTGACTGAAGGTGAGAGTCTTTCTCTTCCATGTCTTCGGCCAGATCGCACTGGTCAGGTAACAGCCCCCGTTCAGCATCCACCAGGATCTCAGCGGCACGGGCAGGCGTCAGCCCGCTGACGGGGTGGTCACTGTAGTGGCGGCGCAGCTGACCCAGACGTGAATCACCCGACCCGGTTTGCGACTCATTTTGAAACCAGAAACGACGCCCAAAGGCGTCAACCAGTCTAGTGAGCATTTTCACCAGCATCCCCTCTCAAAAGCAGGTAAATTATCATCCTCGCTGGCAATCGTGTGTTTGCCTGGCAAAGGGGTAAATTCAATAATCTGACCATCCATATAGCTGGCCCTGACGGCCATCATGTAAGACACACAACTGTCGCCATGTCGCTTGTTTCCGTCCGCGCTGGTACTGCGATTTTTGTCAATTTTAGGCACACCGCGTATCACCTGAAGGTGACGCTGGTCGGTGATGATGTCCTCATCCTTTGGAATTTCGATATAGCCGGACTCAAACAGGGCTTTGTATTTGGGTGCCCATTCCCGATACCAGTTCTCACTTAACTGGACAGCCGCTACCATGTCTTCGCCCCAGTGAAGCAAAACGGCTTCAGCCAGATAGCCACCGTTCCCCCCGGCATCCAGCGCTACCCCGACCAGTCGGGGCGTACCGTGCAGAATAAAGAAGATGATCTCCCGCTGCTGGTTGTAGGGAACGCTGCGCAACTCCACGGTCAGGCGCAAACGGCGGCGGGTGTCCTGCTCGATGCTGGATATGCTGAAAATGGACAGATCGGCGATACGCGCAAAGTCGCCTCCGACGCTGTGACGGGTATCGGGGTCAAGCAGCATCAGCAGTGGGGCTAACGCCTCCTCGTACCAGGTGGCTACCGTCCGGTGCCGTTCCTCTTCGGTCCATTCCATATGGCCATCCGGCATGGTAAAGCGCAGAACCGGATGTTCTTCGCGGGTGGCACGGTCAATCAGCACGCGGGGAATATAGGCACCGGAACCCTGTTTCGGTACACAATAATATTCCTCAAGAGCATCTTCTTCGGTGGCGGTATCTTTGAGCAGATTGGCTTTCCACTCATCCTCTTTCGCCTGTGACCAGACCTGTTTTGATACCTGGCAGATACGGCGGTACAGCCCGTCATTACAGGCATCATCCAGCGTGATCGTATGAACAGAATAGCGTTTTCTCCCGGCGCGGGAGTCCTGGATCAACTCGTTGAACAGGTTTTCATTGCCATTGTGGGTGGAAATAATACGAACCTTAGCCCCCCACATGGTCAGCGCCAGCGCGGATTTAAGCACCTCCGCAAGCCGATCATGGTGACCGGCCTCATCAATGGTGACGTTACCCTGCATACCGCGCAGGTTCCTGGGGTTACTGGACAGCGCCTGCACTTTATAGCCACTGGCGAAGTAGATGATAAAGGTGAGGATGTCTTTGTCTTCGTCCTCAAAGACTTCCTCACCCACTTCACCCGCCGCCAGTCCGTAGGCTCTGGCCCACATGGCGGCAGCATCAATAAACTCCCGCGCCATCTCTTTATTAGAGCCGATATAAAAATGGTTCGTCCCGCCCGCTTCACGGGACTTCGCGGCGGTTAACGAGGCGTCAGCGGCTTCCGCCCATGTCAACCCGGTACGGCGCGACTTCTCGGCAATTTTTAACGGAGAATCGTCGGCTATCCACCTTTTCTGATAGGCCAGCAGAACATCGTTATTGTCGGCCCCACCCCCCTGGACGGCATCGATAATAAACTCTGCGGCGGGGGAGATTTCGGCAGTCAGCATCAGACGATCCCCAGAATCTGGCGACGAATATCAGCAGCGGCATCGGCGGTCAGCCCCGCCTGTTTAACGATTTTCTCGGCTTTATCCGCCGCTTCAGCCGCGAACGCGGCGCGGATCTCTTTCTCACGCTTAGGGCTGGTCATCGCAGCCTGCTCAACCCGCTGGATGGCAAGGGCAAGCTGGCTGATGGCTTTAGGTTCAACGGGTTCCCCGTTTTCACTCATGGCCATACCGGTTTCAAACGCCAGCGTTCTGACCACTTCCTGCAACAGCTTACCAACATCGGAGGTCGGCGCATCGCCCAGTTTTGCACACCACACTTCCGCCACTTCACGCGACTGGCGGATTTTAGAGCCAATTTCTTCCATCCGGCTGGCATAGCGATTTAATCCGGTACGGCTGAGTTTCATGTCATCGCCCAGGCCATGACCGTCAATCAGCTCATTTACCGCCGCCCGGATATCTTCCTGGGTATGTCGTTTATCCCGCAGTAACCCGTGCAGTTGATCGCGAATAACGGACGGCAGGAGATCGATTTTAGACGGGCGGCCACGGGTGCGCTTATCCTGCATGTTATCCCCTCGGGCGTGGACGTTTTACGCCAGGTACGGTACTGCGTCCCTCGGCCACATCGGCACCGCGCTCTGATAACGTCACCACCAGACATCCGGAAACATCTTTGACAGACACCAGTCCCTGCTCTGTCAGCCAGTGACAGTGGGTACGCACCATATCGCGGCTGACACGGTGCCCCCAGGCATCCAGGCAGGTCTGCAACACCGACTCGTTAGCGTCACCACCACACTCAACCAGCGTGCGCAAGACCACCAGTCGCTGGTCTGCGTTTAAAATCTCCCGCATATTCACCCCTTTTCTTTCAGTTCGTTTTGTAACAGCAGGTCGCTCATATGCCGTAACTGTCGCAGTTCCGGCAGTGCCGCTTTCAGGTCTCCGCGCAGGTTCGCCATATCCAGTTGCAGGGCGTGCAGCTCTTTCTGATTCGGCAACGTGGAGAAAGCATTCTCCAGCAGGCTGACCCGGTTTTTCAGGACTTCAACCTCATCACGTCTGGCGTAGGTTTTGGCCAGGATAAAAATGAGGATGTTGAAAACAATCGTGGCAACCGCACACAGAATGGCCCAGTGTTCTTTAATCATGTCCAGCAAGGCGGGCCTCCCGTTTTTCTGTCAATGTCTGACACCGGACACAGCGGGTAAAGCCAGGGTCAATGGTTAACCTCTGGGGTGCTATATCCTCACCACAATCAATACATATGCCATCACCATGCAGCACGGGGCGGCCAATGTGTGCTGCGATAATGTGATCACGCGTCCGTTGTTCCAGAACGCTGGCATAATCTGCTTCGTCAGCCATTATTCGGTTCCTGATTGATTTCCTGCCAGCGCCGGATGGCTTTCAGCCTGCTCTCCAGATTCTGGCTCCATTCCCCGTAGCGGCTGGCGTGTATCAGCAGTGCTTGGGGACTTCCCGATGTCGGCGGTGGAGGCTTGAGAGGAATTTGAGTCATGGCGTTCGGTAGTCGGGGACAGACGGTTATTACCGGTAGCGGTTTCGTAGCCAAAGGCGGTGATATAGACCCGCAGGCTGTCAGGGCCAAGGCCGGTATAAGTTTTGCCATCATTTTTAATCGCATCGGGAATACTCCGGTCATACTGCTGTTTTGCCTCTGCCAGCACCTGAGTGGTGGCATACAAATCAGCGGTAAGTTGCTCATTGGCTGTATCCAGCGCCTTCAGTCTGTCCGTTGCCTCACGCAGCGTCCGGTTATGCAGTTCGGCTGCATTTTTCTGGTCTTCAGAAAAGGCATACCGGGCGTCACTTAATGCGCGTTCAGCGGCTGAAATCTGCGGCATCAGCCTGGCGGTGGTCATGGTGTTACCCAGCTTAAAACCGGATATCAGACAGATAATGCCTGCGACGATATAGCCACCGCAGGAGCGTAAGAGACTAATCATCAAGGCCGACCTCACGATGACGTTTAATGGAGGCCTGCTTTGATGCCTGAGTGTTGATGACCCAGGCGGTGAGATAGCCAATATAGAGCCATTCATCCAGGTTCCCCTGCCATGCAGAACACAGCAGCACGGCAGTGCTGGCTATAAAGGCTCCGCACAGCATGGTGTCTGAGGTTGAAAGGTGGCCGTCAGGGTTACTGATAAGCTGTTTAAGATTAGTCAGCATGTTGTTCCCGAATGAGTTTTTCAATTTTCTGTCGGGCCACTTCAGCGCTTATTCCCACCGTTTTAGCCAGGCGGATATCCTGAGCGGTCACGCTCTGCCAGCCCTGACGATAAAAAGACTGGTAAGTGGCGTTATGGCTGTAGAGCGGCACCACGTCAATAGACTCGCCCGCCAGTGCGAGATGCAGGCAGCGTTCACGCGCTTCAAAATAGGTGCGGCGATAGCGCGGATTACGCAGTTCGGGGAGCAGCTTTTGCAGCAGGCAGACCGACATGGTGGGCGAGGTCATTAAAGCACCTCCAGAACGGACGCTGTCAGCTTGTCCAGGCGGTTAAACCAGCCGTTCATAAAGCGGATCTGAACCGGTGAATGCGCAATAATGCGGGCATAGGTTTGTGAACGCTGGTTCATCAGGCGGACGAACAGTAACAAAGGCTGGATAGCTTCTGTCGCCGCCAGCGTTCGGGCACCGATAATGCCATCGTCAGCCACGCGCAGGGCACGCTGTAGCTGCTGGATAGCGGTTTTGTACCCGTGCTGTACGGCACCATCAAACACGGCAAGGGAAATACCGGCGGGTAGCCGATCACATCCGGTTTTTAGCCAGTAATCACGATAGTAAATTTCACTCGCCTGCTCTTGTGTCAGTTCGGCGATATTCAGTGCGGGATAGCTGCGTTTACTGATGCCGAATTTTGTTTCTCCGCCACGGTCAGCAGGGTCATTAACATAGCCGCCTTCCGCCGTGAGCATATAATCAATGGCATGAATAAATGTAACGCTGTAGGGGATCATAATCGCTACCTGTTGATAATCGGTAGCTCATCATTACGCGGGGGGATGGTCAGGTGGGTTTGTGGCGGGTCAAACAAAACCCGCCAGGATAAGCGTGTTTTAATTGCCGGGGAATTTATTTTCATTCCGGATCGGAAGTAAACAGATCCCTCTGATATCGTTTACGGTGCAGGGCCAGCTGCTGACGCAGGATAGCATACACGGTGGAATGCGTTAGCGTGTGTTTTTTGGCCAGAACATCCACATTCCCCCGCGAACGGCTCCATTCATCGAACAGCTGATTATCGCGTAATGCTGCGCGAAGTGCGTCACCGGTTGGCAGATAAACCGCCCGGCCCCCATAATAATTTGCCAGCGCCCCCACCAGTTTACCGGCTGACAGGCGGGCGGCCACCTCGTCATATCCCTGTCGTTGCAGCTCGGCACAGAAGAGATCAACCATATCGGCCAGCAACTGGGGCCAGCGTGCGTGCAGCTCCCCTGTTGGGATCGTGTCCATCCGGTCAAGCAGTTGCCCCAGTTCAGCATGGTCATCATCAAACAGTTGTAGATTATCGTTCATACATCCTCCTGACGTCTGAGCCACTCGCTGCCGCCGGGCAGCGTGCTGACATCAACGCCCATCCTTTCCATTTGCCTGAACCAGGCTTCATTGCTGTCAGAACCGTTGCCGGGCTGCTGTTTTTCCCGGGCGCTGACGCTACTGCTTTGCGCAAACACCTGCTCTGATGACTGATAGACGGTTTTCAGATAGTTATGGTTTGACAGCGGTTTCTTATCTCCCTGTAGCCGTTTCTCTCTGATACGGTCTACCGTTTCACTCAACGCATGTGAGAGCACCCGCCCGGGCTTGTAAAGCGCCAGTACCTCAGTGGCCAGTTTCAATGCGCGGCTGTTGCTCAGATTGGCTTTCTCACGGCGAAACAGCCCGATATAGGCCACCAGATGGCGGGCACAGCTTCCGGGCAGGTCAGCCAGCGTTTTAAGCAACTGGCGGCTGGCATCATCTTCACACAACGCCTCAAGGTGCCAGTCAGTGTGGCAGACAGGACAGCGGGACAGTTTCATAAGCTGGCCTCGTAAGCATCGGTAATGATGTCGTAATCACGCGATGCATTCCCGGTAACCGGATTCACCGGATGAGCCACGCGGCGTGCTGTCAGAAACGCCAGCATCAGCCGGATATGCCATTGTTTAAGGCACTCCAGTACCCGGTACGCCAGCCAGCCATCAAGCCAGCCCACCTCGGCAACGCCTTCACCGTTGTTGAGCTGAGAGGTCATGCGCTTAACGTAAGCATTTAACGCCAGTTCGCCGTCGCTGCTGACGAAACCGTGACGAAACATGGTGCCCCAGATGGCGCGGATTTTAGCAATCTCCTCAGTGCGTGGTTTTCCCTTTGAATTGGGTTTAACCCGCACTGAACTCTTTTTAAAAGAGCGTTTAAATCCCCGCTGTTGCAGTTCCGAATAAACATTTAATAATTCGCCGTGACTCATTTTACTGCAACTGGATTTACCGTTAGCCGTATTAGACAGCAATAAACAATAGGTTTCATCATCCAGTTTCAGCTTTCCTTTGGCTACATGGATTAGCCTGATTAATTGTGGTTTATCCATTAATAAATACCTCTTGATGTCTGATTCTGGCGTAAGTGTGCCCGACGCGATTACGCCAATAAAAACTCAGGGTGATAAGAATTAAGTCGCTAGCGTGGAAACTTTAAAGGCTAATATGAGCCGTTCTTTGTGTAATCGGCAATAATATTCCCTTCTGCGTCAAAATACTTAACTCCACAGGTCGGATGGCAGTTGTGTTTTTTCTTTCCGTATTTCAACTGATTAACGAAAACAACATCCAGATTAGCACTGCCATTCATGCCAACAATAGTTCCCGGTTCGCCGTACACTTCAACCATCATGCCAAGTCGGGCAAAATCTATGCCACGGCATCGGATCATATCTTCAACAAATTGCTTTTCCTTACTCATGCTAAACCCCCGATATATCCAGACTGATTTGTTCATATTTACCACTGGGCTGGCGCAGATAGATACGCAGGTACTGACTGGTTCCCGTCACCTGAATGGCATCGGCAATGGCTGACATGGCTTCGTTCCAGCGTGGGTCGTCAATAGCCAGCTGGCGCAATCCAAGAACCTGATTGATATCAATACGCCCCTGCTTGTTGACGCGGAAAGCATGATCGACCATCGCTATCAGATTGACGTTAGCCCCGTCAGACCATTCAACCACGCACTCATCGATCAGTTTTTTAGCCGCCTGGATACGCTCGTCAAAGACCCTGTGATCGCCAATCGCACGCATAATTTTGAACTGGCCATCAAAGCTTGGCAGGGTGACGTTTCCCTTTGTACCGCCATATTCAACGCCGTACTCTCTGGATGACAAATCAATAAAGTCCCCGATTTGCTTCATGGATGCGGCTTTGAAATCTGCCATAGCCTGACGCAATGCCCTGGCAGCCTCGACAATATTCATCACGACATCATCACGCAGCATATCAATCGGACGGATCAGGTTTTGCGGCACCAGATGGCCCTGAGCGTTCTGGCGGTAGCCAGTCTGTTCAGTGTCTTTATTCATAATGACTCTCCTTACTCCAGTAAATAATGCAGCCCTGCACCATAGCGGTATACGCTTTGCTCATGCAGCCATTGCGGGTAACAGTCAGTTCCTTAGACCGTCGGATAAGGTCCAGACACGGGAGCACAATTTCCAGTAGTGGTCTGGCGCGTTCGGTACTGACCCGTCTGATTTGAACGTTACGGCGTTCCAGCCATCCCACCGCGTTAACCAACTGTGTTGCTTTACGTCTCATGCGTGTACTCCTTCCAGGTCTTTGACGGCGGCGCGAATATGCTTCTCCGTCAGGGCTTCGTTGCTCCCTCTGGCAAACATGGTGGCCAGACGGAGCGTATGGGAAACGGTGCGTAATGCGCCCGGGCGTTCTGACAGCGTATGGATCAGTGCGCGTTCGGCCTTACCCGTCAGTCCCCAGGCATCGGCAATCGCCGTGATGTCATCCCGTTTTGTCTTCAGGATGGCCACTTTTTTGGCGATTCGGCTGAACAGGCGGGCAAAATCAACGCTGCGGGAACTGCCGCCCGTCAGCCTGGCGTACACCTGATGATTGCCCACCAGAGCCAGCCCGATACCGGTTTCTTCCTGAAGGATGCGCAGCTCTTCCAGTACCGGATAATCAAGGTGGTCGGCCTCGTCAATAATCAGCAGGCCCTGCGTTCCGCGCAGCTTCCTGCGTACAGCCCGGCCCAGCTGCCCGGCGCGGCGCGTCACCGACACCCAGCTCCAGCGCCATCTCATACAGTGCTTCACTGATGCTGGCGCGGGAAGGCGAGACGGTGATTAACCAGACGTTCGGACGCTCTGCCGCAAACTGCTGTAAGGAACGGGTCTTGCCCACGCCGGGGCTGCCATAGATAACGGTGATGCACTGGGCCAGCTGGGCGTATTGCAGCGCACTCCATATCTGTCGGACGGTTCTGGTCTTTACAAAATCAGGCGCTTCCGGCATTTCATTTGCCCGGCGGCTGCGATTCTCCAGCCAGACGGAGAGCTGACCGGCAATCTTGCTGTTATCACCCGGATAACTTTCATTCATAAACTGCGAGAGTGCCGTTGATGAAATCGCGCTTTCACGGGCGATGGTGCTGTAGGTCACATCGTCACGCTCAACCGTCCCGCGTATTGCGGCGCGGACATCCGCCATCGCGGTCTGTGCGTGAGCTGAATCCAGTACGTTACTCATGGTTATACTCCCAGATTATTTTTCTGCTGCTGCTCGTGTAAGCAGGCAACGGCATTTTCAAAGGCATGGTCGTAGCCGGTCTCAGGCTGTTCCTCTGCCCATTCACGGCGCACGGTATTACCGGCAGGACGACAGATTTCTACAACACGGCTTTCAGGGGGTTCCGGTGGCAAGGTATCGGGCATCCGCTCTGCCACTTCCAGCGCGGTCATGCGGCGCTGTGCAGCCGTTGCTTCTTTGGTACGCTTAACAAAACGGTTACGGTTACGGTGATGCTCACGGGCGGCCTGAGTGTCACCAAATCCGGCTTTCTCAATGCAGGCGGCTTCACAGATAAAGCGTCCGTCCAGGGTGTAACACAACACGCTGGCGTGTAACTGCGCCGGGTCAAAGCGCACCACAATCTTATTGGGCCTGATACTCAGTAGCTGCTCGTTGTGGTAGCGATTCTCGCGGCCCTGCAATTTCCCGCCCGCTTTCAGGACAAAGATGCCATTGTTTACGGTGACGGCCTCGGACGGCAGCAGTAACAGGTGCCGCTGCTCTGCGGTGGCCTTACGCACGGCGCTTTCCTGATAGCTCTGCTCAAAAGCGGCATCAAAAGAAAGAATGCCCCGGCAGACTTCGGTATCGCGCCCCGGGCGTCGATTCCAGAAAGCATTACGGTTGACACTCTCGGTGCTTGCATTAAAAATGAACAGGCTTACTTGTTGTCTTCGGACAACCAGCCAATGCTTCAGCACTCTGTGAGAAGCACCTTCGGGTGACTGCCAATAGCCTCGTAGCCTGAAAGAGGAAGCCCATGTGGCGGTAACTCCGTTTAGCCTTTGAGAACGGAGATCACTTAGCGGTGATGAAGGTCCATTTCACAATCAAGACAGTCTGCACTGACGTACGACTTTGCAGACTCCCGACGGGAAACACTTTTCCCGTCAGGGAAGGTGTTTTTCTCCGTCACCGAATCTTTACTCCTGGAGAAAACATCATGTCTACTCAAACTCAACAAGCATCCACCAAAACTGAATACTTCAACCTGACTATCAAGGGCATGGGGTACCTCAGCAACATTCGTCAAGTCAATGGCCCGAATGGCACTTTTATCAGCTGTGTCGTCAATGGACTCTCGGGTCCTACCGATAACGCCAGTTACACGCGTTTTGATGTGACGGTCGCCGGTAAAGAAGCCAGCAGCCTGATCAACCGCTGTCAAAAGTCAGTTGATGAAGACAAAAAAGTCCTGATTGGTTTTGTGCTCAACAATCCCAAAACGGACATCTTCACGCTCAATAGCGGCGAACATGCCGGTGAACAGCGCGTCAGCCTGAAAGCCCGCCTTATCAAGGTCGATTGGATCAAAATCGGTCAGGAAAAGGTGTATCAGGCTGAGAAATCCGACTCTACGCCGCCTCAGCAAGGTTCCGCACAGCAACAATACGCTGAAAATTCTTTCTGAGTTATTTTTACCCTTACCTCCCTGAATAACAGACTTTCCTTCAGGGAGGTCTGTTTTCTTTATTAAGGAAACACATCATGAATAATTCAACAGGAATTCTGGCAGCAGAGTCCGGTTTTACTTTACCTTTACAGGTGCTCAAAAGTGGTCGCGGTTATTATGTCGGTACGGCGAATCATGAGGGACCTGTTTCCCGTGAGTCTGAAGAATACTTCAGTTCCCATAAAAAAGTGGTTCAGGCGTTCACCACTGGTGCCTGGACTCAACGTGAGTGGGCATAAGGAGAAAGCATCATGGCTTCACGTGGAATTAACAAAGTCATATTGATTGGCCACCTTGGCCAGGATCCGGAAGTCCGTTACATGCCAAATGGTGGCGCGGTTGCCACCCTGTCGCTTGCGACTTCCGAGACCTGGCGTGATAAACAATCCGGCGAACAGAAAGAAAAAACCGAATGGCACCGTGTGGTGCTGTTTGGCAAACTCGCTGAAATTGCCGGCGAATACTTGCGTAAAGGTTCGCAGGTCTATATTGAGGGGGCTTTACGCACGCGTAAATGGGCAGATCAGAGCGGCCAGGATCGCTATACTACCGAGGTAGTCGTTAACGTAGGCGGCACGATGCAGATGCTGGGTGGTCGTAGTCAGACCGATAACCCGGGGCCTTCAACGTCTGGTAGTTGGGGGCAACCTCAGCAACCGACCCACAGTGGCACACCCACTCAGGCGTCTGCCGGCAATGAACCGCCGATGGACTTTGATGATGACATCCCATTTTGACCTGGATGGCATTCATTGACATACTGCACATAGCGTCTGCTGTGTGCAGTTTTTCTATCTACTATACCGGAGGCTCCCATGGGAACTCGTTACGATACCGACGTGGTCGCCTGGGCGA from Erwinia tracheiphila harbors:
- a CDS encoding Mor transcription activator family protein, giving the protein MNDNLQLFDDDHAELGQLLDRMDTIPTGELHARWPQLLADMVDLFCAELQRQGYDEVAARLSAGKLVGALANYYGGRAVYLPTGDALRAALRDNQLFDEWSRSRGNVDVLAKKHTLTHSTVYAILRQQLALHRKRYQRDLFTSDPE
- a CDS encoding DNA transposition protein, with protein sequence MSNVLDSAHAQTAMADVRAAIRGTVERDDVTYSTIARESAISSTALSQFMNESYPGDNSKIAGQLSVWLENRSRRANEMPEAPDFVKTRTVRQIWSALQYAQLAQCITVIYGSPGVGKTRSLQQFAAERPNVWLITVSPSRASISEALYEMALELGVGDAPRRAAGPGCTQEAARNAGPADY
- a CDS encoding terminase large subunit domain-containing protein translates to MLTAEISPAAEFIIDAVQGGGADNNDVLLAYQKRWIADDSPLKIAEKSRRTGLTWAEAADASLTAAKSREAGGTNHFYIGSNKEMAREFIDAAAMWARAYGLAAGEVGEEVFEDEDKDILTFIIYFASGYKVQALSSNPRNLRGMQGNVTIDEAGHHDRLAEVLKSALALTMWGAKVRIISTHNGNENLFNELIQDSRAGRKRYSVHTITLDDACNDGLYRRICQVSKQVWSQAKEDEWKANLLKDTATEEDALEEYYCVPKQGSGAYIPRVLIDRATREEHPVLRFTMPDGHMEWTEEERHRTVATWYEEALAPLLMLLDPDTRHSVGGDFARIADLSIFSISSIEQDTRRRLRLTVELRSVPYNQQREIIFFILHGTPRLVGVALDAGGNGGYLAEAVLLHWGEDMVAAVQLSENWYREWAPKYKALFESGYIEIPKDEDIITDQRHLQVIRGVPKIDKNRSTSADGNKRHGDSCVSYMMAVRASYMDGQIIEFTPLPGKHTIASEDDNLPAFERGCW
- a CDS encoding AAA family ATPase, which gives rise to MSVTRRAGQLGRAVRRKLRGTQGLLIIDEADHLDYPVLEELRILQEETGIGLALVGNHQVYARLTGGSSRSVDFARLFSRIAKKVAILKTKRDDITAIADAWGLTGKAERALIHTLSERPGALRTVSHTLRLATMFARGSNEALTEKHIRAAVKDLEGVHA
- a CDS encoding DUF3164 family protein; protein product: MNKDTEQTGYRQNAQGHLVPQNLIRPIDMLRDDVVMNIVEAARALRQAMADFKAASMKQIGDFIDLSSREYGVEYGGTKGNVTLPSFDGQFKIMRAIGDHRVFDERIQAAKKLIDECVVEWSDGANVNLIAMVDHAFRVNKQGRIDINQVLGLRQLAIDDPRWNEAMSAIADAIQVTGTSQYLRIYLRQPSGKYEQISLDISGV
- a CDS encoding DUF935 domain-containing protein, with translation MLVKMLTRLVDAFGRRFWFQNESQTGSGDSRLGQLRRHYSDHPVSGLTPARAAEILVDAERGLLPDQCDLAEDMEEKDSHLQSELGKRRRAIQSLKWTIKPPPNASREEIKDAELLTEILLDASWLPDCIFDATDAILKGFSCQEIEWENVEGLLIPREVEWRDPAWFQTHPDDRNLLRLRDGSYHGADLQPFGWIQHYAKSKSGYLARTGLIRTLVWPFIFKNYSVRDLAEFLEIYGLPIRVGQYPAGATDKEKQTLLQAVMSIGHNAGGIIPRSMMIDFKNAADGTADPFLSMMSWAELSMSKAILGGTLTSQADGASSTNALGNVHNEVRFEVRSSDATQVAATLTRDLVFPLYVLNCQSYNNQRRHPRFEFDLSEPEDVSAYATALPALVSMGMKIPLQWAHDKLQIPIAAKDEDCLKAVAPSPDFSQALLSARDVRPGYALLSAIPQPTDAMPDAVSGEQWQAAIDPLLTPVIEALKTGGYAAARNKAAELYLDMDDAQIADMLHRAMFVAETWGRLNATAG
- a CDS encoding gp16 family protein, whose protein sequence is MDKPQLIRLIHVAKGKLKLDDETYCLLLSNTANGKSSCSKMSHGELLNVYSELQQRGFKRSFKKSSVRVKPNSKGKPRTEEIAKIRAIWGTMFRHGFVSSDGELALNAYVKRMTSQLNNGEGVAEVGWLDGWLAYRVLECLKQWHIRLMLAFLTARRVAHPVNPVTGNASRDYDIITDAYEASL
- a CDS encoding DUF3486 family protein, giving the protein MQDKRTRGRPSKIDLLPSVIRDQLHGLLRDKRHTQEDIRAAVNELIDGHGLGDDMKLSRTGLNRYASRMEEIGSKIRQSREVAEVWCAKLGDAPTSDVGKLLQEVVRTLAFETGMAMSENGEPVEPKAISQLALAIQRVEQAAMTSPKREKEIRAAFAAEAADKAEKIVKQAGLTADAAADIRRQILGIV
- a CDS encoding DUF2730 family protein; this translates as MIKEHWAILCAVATIVFNILIFILAKTYARRDEVEVLKNRVSLLENAFSTLPNQKELHALQLDMANLRGDLKAALPELRQLRHMSDLLLQNELKEKG
- a CDS encoding VpaChn25_0724 family phage protein, translating into MREILNADQRLVVLRTLVECGGDANESVLQTCLDAWGHRVSRDMVRTHCHWLTEQGLVSVKDVSGCLVVTLSERGADVAEGRSTVPGVKRPRPRG
- a CDS encoding glycoside hydrolase family 108 protein gives rise to the protein MIPYSVTFIHAIDYMLTAEGGYVNDPADRGGETKFGISKRSYPALNIAELTQEQASEIYYRDYWLKTGCDRLPAGISLAVFDGAVQHGYKTAIQQLQRALRVADDGIIGARTLAATEAIQPLLLFVRLMNQRSQTYARIIAHSPVQIRFMNGWFNRLDKLTASVLEVL
- a CDS encoding TraR/DksA C4-type zinc finger protein; translation: MADEADYASVLEQRTRDHIIAAHIGRPVLHGDGICIDCGEDIAPQRLTIDPGFTRCVRCQTLTEKREARLAGHD